One window of the Cryptomeria japonica chromosome 7, Sugi_1.0, whole genome shotgun sequence genome contains the following:
- the LOC131036313 gene encoding photosystem II CP47 reaction center protein-like yields MGLPWYRVHTVVLNDPGRLITVHIMHTALVSGWADSKALYELAVFDPSNPILDPMWRQGMFIIPFMTRLGIKDSWGGWSITGETGSNLGKPSLDLPKIFGTHLFLSGAACFGFRAFHVTGLYGPGIWVSDPYGLTGKIQPRSDPTFSGSPSNLEPQTKKTANLAYSIPQDQQRVVQEY; encoded by the exons ATGGGTTTGCCTTGGTATCGTGTCCATACCGTCGTGTTGAATGATCCTGGCCGGTTAATCACTGTGCATATAATGCATACAGCTCTAGTTTCTGGATGGGCCGATTCGAAGGCTCTTTACGAATTAGCAGTTTTCGATCCATCCAATCCTATTCTTGATCCAATGTGGAGACAAGGTATGTTCATTATACCTTTTATGACTCGTTTAGGAATAAAGGATTCATGGGGTGGATGGAGTATAACCGGAGAAACTGGATCTAATCTAG GAAAACCTTCTTTAGATTTGCCTAAGATTTTTGGAACTCATTTATTCCTCTCAGGAGCAGCTTGTTTCGGATTCAGAGCATTTCATGTAACGGGTTTGTATGGCCCTGGAATATGGGTGTCTGATCCTTATGGACTAACTGGAAAAATACAGCCCCGTTCTGACCCCACTTTTTCGGGGTCACCTTCTAACCTTGAACCGCAAACCAAAAAGACGGCTAACTTAGCCTACTCCATCCCTCAGGACCAACAAAGGGTAGTGCAGGAATATTAA
- the LOC131036307 gene encoding small ribosomal subunit protein uS7c-like, with protein sequence MSRQSTVEMKIEKFDLIYHNRLVNMVVNCILKHGKKSLAYQIFYQSLKKIQQKTEKNPLIVLRQAIHKLTPKLIVKSRCVSGSTYQVPIEIKNKEGKIIAIRWLLESSRKCSGRNMHFKLSYEIMDAAREKGNAIRKKEEIHKMAESNKAFAHYH encoded by the coding sequence ATGTCACGCCAAAGTACTGTAGAAATGAAAATTGAGAAATTTGATCTGATTTATCATAATCGATTAGTTAACATGGTCGTTAATTGTATTCTTAAACATGGAAAAAAATCATTAGCTTATCAAATTTTTTATCAATCTCTAAAAAAGATTCAACAAAAAACAGAGAAAAATCCACTAATTGTTCTACGTCAAGCAATACACAAATTAACTCCCAAATTGATAGTAAAATCAAGATGTGTAAGTGGATCCACTTATCAAGTTCCCattgaaataaaaaacaaagaaggaaaaaTAATTGCTATTCGTTGGTTATTAGAATCATCCAGAAAATGTTCTGGTCGAAATATGCATTTCAAATTGAGTTACGAAATAATGGATGCTGCTAGAGAGAAAGGCAATGCTATACGCAAGAAAGAGGAGATTCATAAAATGGCAGAATCCAATAAAGCTTTTGCACATTACCATTAA